One window from the genome of Fulvivirga lutea encodes:
- a CDS encoding LuxR C-terminal-related transcriptional regulator — translation MWLNLHKISVFLLLFIVTQALNAQGIDEVEQLIKNSEYSEAIEQANHQLNNAKNLVDKARLIQLQADAYYYLNDIDKSLQYYQNAIDIHEQISPKSILRYLECVSHAGFCYRELGIYDKALLQYLIALKLAQNLGDSTEIAGQYANLGLIYGKLGDIDEATEYHMKAYNIDLALKDTAGIGFDLRNIADLKITLGDYAEAIEDIKESIELLELSSGNPNSLALRQGVLGKTYLAMNILDSANHYLNLSLTQHLDMNDSIHVALRRNDLSQYHLKTKEYERAITLASQARQYLLTKDETLHIAATNLTLIKAYLAQKNARMALQISRENIALCTNKQLLVELRDTYKLQSQAFKLSNQPYDALAALNSFQQLQDSIININNKKAVSLLEIKYEVYKKEQENELLALENIYNKEQLASQRTQYILTAVIFVIILISLIVIVWVIISRQKLKQKLLTAEINDLRNQIKVALEGDTSGLNIDKLNKELENPLTEREAEILNLALSDMSNSEIAEKTFVSVNTVKFHLKKIYDKIGVTSRKEALQFAIKSGR, via the coding sequence ATGTGGTTAAATCTTCATAAGATTAGTGTTTTTTTATTGCTCTTCATTGTAACTCAAGCGCTTAATGCTCAGGGTATCGATGAAGTTGAACAACTCATCAAAAATTCTGAATACAGTGAAGCAATAGAACAAGCTAATCATCAATTAAATAATGCTAAAAACTTAGTTGATAAAGCCAGACTTATTCAACTGCAAGCTGATGCCTACTACTATTTAAATGATATTGATAAGTCATTACAGTATTACCAAAATGCGATAGATATTCATGAGCAAATCAGTCCAAAAAGCATCCTACGCTATTTAGAATGTGTTAGCCATGCAGGATTTTGTTATCGAGAATTAGGCATCTATGATAAGGCCCTCCTTCAATACCTTATTGCGCTGAAGTTAGCTCAAAACTTAGGTGACTCAACGGAGATAGCAGGCCAATATGCTAATCTCGGACTTATTTATGGGAAGCTTGGTGATATTGATGAAGCAACAGAATATCATATGAAGGCCTATAACATAGACCTGGCTTTGAAAGATACTGCCGGAATAGGCTTTGATTTGAGAAACATCGCTGATTTAAAAATAACTCTTGGCGACTATGCTGAAGCTATAGAAGACATCAAGGAGTCAATCGAACTGCTTGAATTAAGTAGTGGCAACCCAAACAGTTTAGCATTGCGTCAGGGTGTATTAGGTAAAACTTACCTGGCTATGAACATTTTAGACAGCGCGAATCATTACCTAAACTTATCGCTAACCCAGCACTTAGACATGAATGACAGTATTCATGTTGCACTAAGAAGGAACGATTTGTCACAATATCATCTAAAAACAAAGGAATATGAGCGCGCCATCACCTTAGCAAGCCAGGCTCGTCAATATCTGTTAACAAAAGATGAAACTCTACACATTGCCGCAACCAACTTAACGCTCATTAAAGCATATCTGGCACAAAAAAATGCCAGGATGGCACTTCAGATTAGCAGAGAAAATATAGCGCTATGCACTAATAAGCAATTACTTGTAGAATTAAGAGATACTTACAAATTACAATCCCAGGCATTTAAACTGAGCAATCAACCTTATGACGCATTAGCCGCTTTAAATTCTTTTCAACAACTGCAGGATTCTATTATCAATATCAATAATAAAAAAGCTGTTTCACTTCTCGAGATAAAGTATGAGGTGTACAAAAAAGAGCAGGAAAATGAATTATTGGCTTTAGAAAATATTTATAACAAAGAACAATTGGCTAGCCAACGTACTCAATACATACTTACCGCGGTCATATTTGTAATCATTTTAATTTCTTTAATCGTTATTGTTTGGGTTATCATTTCCAGACAAAAGCTCAAACAAAAGCTTCTAACCGCAGAGATTAATGACCTTAGAAATCAAATTAAAGTGGCTTTAGAGGGTGACACTTCCGGTTTAAACATCGATAAGCTTAATAAAGAACTTGAAAACCCATTAACTGAAAGAGAGGCTGAGATATTAAACCTCGCCCTCAGTGACATGAGCAACAGCGAGATCGCTGAAAAAACCTTTGTTTCGGTGAATACTGTTAAGTTCCACCTCAAAAAAATCTACGATAAAATAGGTGTAACCAGCCGCAAGGAAGCATTGCAATTCGCCATTAAATCTGGCAGATAA
- a CDS encoding helix-turn-helix domain-containing protein yields MLRVLIIAIALLATCFSALCQGQPQNESTSKPIDIYNEILTTRNPNTVIEIVNKLKIEEVAEDSLKSYLYYYKGSAYGQLSKFDSALYFMDKASEVLPKDEHPMIEIQILRAYGNINWAKSFYHIALEYYEKALDISYKLNNAEFQISLLGNIAGIYNKLENLPLALEYALKSEEISDKTGVIRPRSHMKIGNYQNGLGEYEAALKSLDKTRRLILKEGKDSIALGVNYVNIATTHLFLKNYDLAKKHLDSAEVILNKFGYKYQGLYLQKIEHALGTNNLTGAQKLIEQAAPLFTKQQDLQEVKSLKLLAKELAMKKGNLKEAIQLQDEIYALNDTIKNTNMVNRVYELQTQYETARKEAEIEKLKLENNLKELSLAKARNQTIGLFIIGIMLLAIVAVYFTQRNKKLHAEKLQQEFQLDALRKRIVEIQAGDAIYEELEVDTINEKINTPLTERELEALKLVMQGKANKEIADTLFVSIHTVKFHLSNIYQKLGVANKKEALEYVVKSS; encoded by the coding sequence ATGCTGAGAGTTCTGATTATTGCGATCGCATTACTCGCGACATGTTTTAGTGCATTGTGCCAAGGACAACCTCAAAATGAGAGCACGAGTAAACCAATAGATATTTACAATGAGATTCTGACAACCAGAAACCCAAACACGGTAATTGAAATTGTCAATAAATTAAAAATTGAGGAAGTTGCCGAGGACTCTCTTAAATCCTATCTCTACTACTACAAAGGGTCTGCTTACGGCCAGTTATCAAAGTTTGACTCAGCGCTATACTTTATGGATAAGGCCAGTGAAGTACTGCCAAAAGATGAGCATCCCATGATAGAAATACAAATACTCCGTGCTTATGGTAACATAAACTGGGCTAAAAGTTTTTATCACATAGCACTTGAGTATTACGAAAAAGCTCTGGATATAAGTTATAAGCTAAACAATGCAGAATTTCAAATATCATTGTTAGGCAATATTGCCGGCATTTACAATAAGCTGGAAAACTTACCACTTGCTCTTGAGTATGCTCTTAAATCCGAAGAGATATCTGACAAAACAGGTGTTATACGCCCAAGAAGCCATATGAAAATTGGAAATTATCAAAATGGCCTTGGTGAATATGAGGCAGCATTAAAAAGCCTTGATAAAACGAGACGATTAATCCTTAAAGAAGGAAAAGACTCCATAGCCCTTGGGGTTAATTATGTAAACATTGCTACTACGCATTTATTTCTTAAAAATTATGACTTAGCTAAGAAGCATCTCGATTCAGCTGAAGTAATCTTAAACAAGTTTGGCTATAAGTATCAAGGATTATATCTGCAAAAAATTGAACACGCCTTAGGCACCAATAATTTAACCGGGGCACAAAAATTAATTGAGCAAGCAGCGCCACTTTTTACCAAGCAACAAGACTTGCAGGAAGTAAAAAGCCTCAAACTTTTAGCGAAAGAATTAGCGATGAAAAAAGGCAATTTAAAGGAAGCTATTCAATTACAAGATGAAATTTATGCGCTGAACGATACCATTAAGAATACCAATATGGTAAACCGTGTTTATGAATTGCAAACACAATACGAAACTGCCAGGAAAGAGGCTGAGATCGAAAAATTAAAACTTGAAAACAACCTGAAAGAATTGAGTCTTGCCAAAGCCAGAAATCAAACAATTGGCTTGTTTATTATCGGAATTATGCTGCTTGCCATTGTTGCTGTTTATTTCACACAACGAAACAAAAAGTTACACGCAGAAAAATTACAGCAAGAATTTCAGCTAGATGCCCTTAGAAAACGAATTGTAGAAATTCAAGCTGGCGATGCCATTTATGAAGAGTTGGAAGTAGATACCATTAACGAAAAGATTAATACACCCCTTACGGAAAGGGAACTGGAAGCTCTTAAACTAGTGATGCAAGGCAAAGCCAATAAAGAAATTGCTGATACACTATTTGTGTCGATTCACACGGTTAAATTTCATTTGAGCAATATTTATCAAAAACTCGGAGTTGCCAACAAAAAAGAAGCCTTGGAGTATGTGGTTAAATCTTCATAA
- a CDS encoding SRPBCC domain-containing protein encodes MKKLTYQTSIKAQADKVYRVMLGLDNKKTYEQWTAEFNPTSTYEGSWDKGSKIHFVGTDENGNKGGMVSEIVENAPGKFVSIRHYGILQGDKEITEGPQVEQWAGGHENYKFEESNGITTLTVEVDTADEYASYFDETWPKAFTKLKELAEN; translated from the coding sequence ATGAAAAAGCTAACCTATCAAACCTCAATAAAAGCTCAGGCTGATAAAGTATATCGGGTCATGTTAGGTCTGGATAATAAAAAGACCTATGAGCAATGGACGGCAGAATTTAATCCCACTTCCACGTATGAAGGCAGTTGGGATAAAGGCTCAAAAATACATTTTGTTGGAACCGATGAGAATGGAAACAAAGGCGGAATGGTTTCTGAAATTGTAGAGAACGCACCTGGCAAATTTGTTTCGATCAGGCATTACGGAATATTGCAAGGCGATAAAGAAATAACGGAAGGGCCACAAGTTGAACAATGGGCAGGTGGACATGAAAACTATAAATTTGAGGAAAGCAATGGCATAACAACATTAACTGTTGAAGTTGATACTGCAGATGAATATGCATCCTATTTTGATGAAACCTGGCCGAAGGCTTTTACCAAACTGAAGGAACTAGCAGAAAATTAA
- a CDS encoding SRPBCC domain-containing protein, whose amino-acid sequence MSEKITIQAQVAAPRNKVWECYTSPEHITKWNFASDDWHCPSAKNDLKVGGQFNARMEAKDGSWGFDFIATYSEVTPNKSYTYTMEDGRVVDVLLKDEGNGTHI is encoded by the coding sequence ATGTCAGAAAAAATCACTATTCAAGCCCAGGTTGCTGCACCCAGAAACAAGGTTTGGGAATGCTATACTTCGCCAGAACACATCACTAAATGGAACTTTGCTTCAGATGACTGGCATTGTCCATCTGCAAAGAATGATTTGAAGGTAGGTGGCCAATTTAACGCGCGAATGGAGGCCAAAGATGGCAGTTGGGGCTTTGATTTTATTGCCACCTACTCAGAAGTAACCCCCAACAAATCGTACACTTATACAATGGAAGATGGCCGTGTGGTTGATGTTTTGTTAAAAGATGAAGGAAACGGCACTCATATATAA
- a CDS encoding DoxX family protein — MKSKILFVVYLLFSLMFINAGLNKLFNYIPVPEDLPEKVQQMNAAFEEIFWLMPLIGIVEALGGILFIFARTRPLGAIVLFPIMIGIMIVHLTVAPSGLILASVFFAINIWAIYENRERYMPMISR; from the coding sequence ATGAAATCTAAAATCCTTTTTGTTGTCTACCTGTTGTTTAGCTTAATGTTTATTAACGCTGGGCTTAATAAATTATTCAACTACATCCCCGTTCCAGAGGACCTTCCTGAAAAAGTACAGCAGATGAATGCAGCTTTCGAAGAGATATTCTGGCTAATGCCACTTATTGGAATTGTAGAAGCCCTTGGAGGCATACTTTTCATTTTTGCCAGAACAAGGCCATTAGGAGCTATTGTGCTCTTCCCTATTATGATTGGGATTATGATTGTGCATTTAACAGTTGCGCCATCCGGTTTGATATTGGCTTCTGTATTCTTCGCCATTAATATTTGGGCGATTTATGAAAACAGAGAAAGGTATATGCCAATGATTTCTCGTTGA
- a CDS encoding LemA family protein yields the protein MEMFIGIGIAALLVIWVVSIYNRLVKLRNNRENAFADIDVQLKQRHDLIPQLVDTVRGYMKHENEVLTRVTEARAAAMGANTINDKIGAENMLTNALSGLKVAVEAYPDLKASSNFSNLQAEISDVENKLAAVRRYFNSATKELNNAVQTFPSNVFAGMFGFKKEPMFEIAAEDRKAHETAPKISFD from the coding sequence ATGGAAATGTTTATTGGAATAGGAATAGCTGCTTTACTCGTAATATGGGTCGTAAGTATTTATAACCGCCTTGTTAAGCTTAGAAATAACCGTGAAAATGCCTTTGCAGATATTGATGTGCAACTGAAGCAACGCCATGATTTGATACCTCAATTGGTAGATACCGTACGCGGTTATATGAAACACGAAAACGAGGTGCTTACCCGAGTAACTGAGGCGCGTGCTGCGGCCATGGGGGCAAATACCATTAATGATAAAATTGGTGCTGAAAATATGCTCACCAATGCTTTGAGTGGATTAAAAGTGGCCGTAGAAGCTTATCCCGATCTTAAAGCTAGCTCAAATTTCAGCAACCTTCAGGCTGAAATCTCAGATGTGGAGAATAAGCTGGCTGCAGTAAGAAGATATTTCAATTCAGCTACTAAGGAATTGAACAATGCTGTACAGACATTTCCGTCAAATGTTTTTGCAGGTATGTTTGGCTTCAAGAAAGAACCAATGTTTGAAATTGCTGCTGAGGATAGAAAAGCACACGAAACCGCTCCCAAGATAAGTTTTGATTGA
- a CDS encoding M48 family metallopeptidase has protein sequence MQYVGVQTQIWRNNRHSILLLIGFPVLLLGMVWSIILILNKDEIGALDLANQYFLIAAPYVIAGVTIWFLIAWVAQGAMIRKATGAKPLERKENMRVYNLVENLAMSRGMRTPKINIIEDDSLNAFASGLTEKNYTITLSSGIINKLDDKELEAVIAHELTHIINKDVRLLVISIIFVGIFSFIAEGLMRTFLRSSTRRSSSSSSNGKKGKGGGGGIALIVIVVLVSYLISLLIRFSISRKREFMADAGAVELTKNPQALASALRKISEDPLIEAVRRDDVAQMFIEHPKKKKTSFFSFFTTLFATHPPIEKRIETLEQF, from the coding sequence ATGCAATACGTAGGAGTACAAACTCAAATTTGGCGAAATAATCGTCATTCCATATTACTTTTAATTGGGTTTCCTGTATTGCTTTTAGGCATGGTTTGGAGCATCATTCTCATCCTAAATAAAGATGAAATTGGCGCCCTTGATCTTGCTAATCAATATTTTCTCATCGCTGCACCTTATGTAATAGCCGGGGTCACCATCTGGTTTTTAATTGCCTGGGTTGCACAAGGCGCCATGATTCGCAAAGCAACAGGTGCGAAGCCATTGGAAAGAAAAGAAAATATGCGGGTGTATAATTTGGTGGAAAATCTGGCCATGTCTCGCGGAATGCGCACTCCTAAAATTAACATTATCGAAGATGATTCGCTTAACGCCTTTGCCAGCGGACTCACTGAGAAAAATTATACCATAACCCTGTCGAGTGGCATTATTAATAAGCTTGACGATAAGGAGTTGGAAGCTGTAATTGCTCATGAATTAACTCATATAATCAATAAGGATGTTAGGTTGTTAGTAATCTCCATCATATTCGTTGGCATATTCTCTTTCATTGCCGAAGGTTTGATGCGTACATTTTTGCGCAGTTCAACAAGACGAAGCTCAAGTTCTTCTTCCAATGGGAAAAAGGGTAAAGGTGGTGGAGGAGGTATCGCGCTCATTGTAATAGTAGTTCTGGTGAGTTATCTTATCTCTTTACTAATTCGGTTTTCCATCTCCAGAAAAAGGGAATTTATGGCTGATGCCGGAGCGGTTGAGTTGACAAAAAATCCTCAAGCGCTGGCTAGTGCGTTACGCAAAATTTCAGAAGATCCGCTTATTGAAGCGGTAAGAAGAGACGATGTGGCACAAATGTTTATTGAGCACCCCAAGAAGAAGAAAACATCCTTTTTCTCATTTTTCACTACTCTGTTTGCTACTCACCCACCTATTGAAAAACGTATTGAAACGCTGGAACAGTTTTAA
- a CDS encoding LysR family transcriptional regulator, producing MHYTLHQLKVFAKVCELKSITKAAEALHLTQPAVSIQLKKLQEQFDVPLTEIIGRQLFITDFGQRIYILSERLLEGADLINDTTNQYKGLLTGRIKISSVSTGKYVIPYFLTEFVHEHPNVDISIDVTNKNLVVESLAKNETDFALVSVLPEMALERIELMDNVLQLVCGKAYFEQIKKMGLQSLEDIPLIFREQGSATRKAMEGFLAKNKIRAKRTMELTSNEAVKQAVMAGLGVSIMPMIGLRHSLQLGLLQTITLPGLPIITNWNLVWASGKNLTPAGTALVKHMETHKSKIISEYFE from the coding sequence ATGCACTATACCCTTCATCAACTTAAAGTATTTGCCAAGGTTTGTGAACTAAAGAGTATTACAAAGGCCGCTGAGGCATTACATTTAACACAGCCGGCAGTTTCTATTCAGCTAAAAAAATTACAGGAGCAATTTGATGTACCCTTAACTGAAATTATTGGTCGACAGCTTTTTATTACTGATTTCGGTCAGCGCATTTATATATTAAGCGAAAGACTGCTTGAAGGTGCCGACCTGATTAATGATACAACTAATCAATACAAAGGGTTATTGACAGGCCGCATTAAAATATCATCGGTATCTACTGGTAAGTATGTTATTCCTTACTTTCTCACAGAATTTGTTCACGAGCACCCCAACGTTGATATTTCCATTGATGTAACGAACAAAAACCTGGTAGTTGAGAGTTTGGCTAAAAATGAAACTGACTTCGCGTTGGTATCTGTTTTACCGGAAATGGCTTTAGAAAGGATTGAATTGATGGATAATGTTTTACAGCTAGTATGCGGTAAGGCATATTTTGAGCAGATTAAAAAAATGGGACTTCAAAGCCTCGAAGATATTCCCTTAATATTTAGGGAGCAGGGTTCAGCTACCAGAAAGGCTATGGAAGGCTTTTTGGCTAAAAATAAGATACGGGCAAAGAGAACTATGGAGCTAACCTCTAATGAGGCGGTTAAGCAAGCTGTTATGGCTGGTTTAGGTGTTTCTATTATGCCTATGATTGGGTTGCGTCATTCCTTACAATTAGGGCTTTTACAAACAATTACACTCCCTGGCTTGCCCATTATTACTAATTGGAATTTGGTTTGGGCCTCTGGAAAAAATTTAACTCCAGCAGGAACAGCATTGGTAAAGCATATGGAAACTCATAAATCAAAAATTATTAGTGAATATTTTGAATAA
- a CDS encoding sodium-dependent bicarbonate transport family permease, whose translation MLDNLTNPALLFFLLGIFASQVKSDLKIPDNSSKFISIYLLLSIGFKGGQELAHSALDGEIIWSMLLGIFLALIVPLYTFFILKTKLSIDNAGAIAAAYGSVSAVTFVTAISFLDFEQVSYNGHMIAVMALMEAPAIIVGVLLINLCAKEKYTNASMPSIIKHSLNNASVLLILGSMVIGFLASEEQAEGIRPFTTDIFKGFLAVFLLDMGITAGAQIKSLFKNGVFVVVFSTVIPFINGLLALYFASLLTNSAGNMLLFALLGASASYIAVPAAMKNAVPSANPGLYLPMALGITFPINVIIGIPFYYMIITHFVI comes from the coding sequence TTGCTAGATAACTTAACAAATCCTGCATTGCTCTTTTTTCTGCTTGGTATTTTTGCCTCGCAGGTCAAAAGTGATCTTAAGATACCTGATAACTCTTCAAAGTTCATTTCTATCTATTTACTCCTCTCCATAGGTTTTAAAGGGGGGCAGGAATTAGCACACTCGGCCTTAGATGGCGAAATAATATGGAGTATGCTTTTGGGAATCTTCTTGGCGCTTATAGTACCTCTGTATACTTTCTTTATTCTAAAAACAAAACTTAGTATTGATAACGCAGGTGCCATTGCCGCAGCTTATGGTTCAGTAAGTGCCGTTACATTTGTAACGGCAATTTCATTTCTTGACTTTGAGCAAGTTTCCTATAACGGGCACATGATTGCTGTAATGGCTTTAATGGAGGCTCCTGCCATTATCGTGGGAGTACTTCTCATAAACTTATGTGCAAAGGAAAAATACACGAATGCTTCAATGCCGAGTATAATTAAGCATTCTTTAAATAATGCTAGTGTACTTCTGATTCTTGGTAGTATGGTCATCGGTTTTCTGGCGAGCGAAGAACAGGCAGAAGGTATTAGGCCTTTTACAACAGATATTTTCAAAGGGTTTTTAGCGGTATTTCTTCTAGATATGGGAATTACTGCTGGCGCTCAAATTAAGAGCCTATTTAAAAACGGTGTATTTGTAGTAGTCTTTTCAACAGTCATACCATTCATCAATGGTCTTTTGGCACTTTATTTTGCGTCATTACTTACCAATTCAGCCGGCAACATGTTGTTATTTGCTCTATTGGGAGCTAGCGCTTCGTACATCGCGGTACCTGCAGCTATGAAAAATGCAGTTCCTTCAGCCAACCCGGGTTTGTATTTACCTATGGCTTTGGGCATAACGTTTCCAATTAATGTGATTATTGGAATACCCTTTTACTACATGATCATTACTCACTTCGTCATTTAA
- a CDS encoding NADP-dependent isocitrate dehydrogenase, whose translation MNNQILEQQEKNNKTSQAVKIAVAKGDGIGPEIMNATLKIMQAAGAKIEPEYIELGEKAYLSGHTSGITQDSWDTIHKSKIILKAPITTPQGKGYKSLNVTLRKSLALYANVRPVSALHPYIQTHFPGMDVVIIRENEEDLYAGIEHQQTQDVVQCLKLITRPGCERIIRYAFEYAKAYGRKKVTCMVKDNIMKLTDGLFHQVFDEIAVEYPTIQSETQIIDIGSARLAAKPQNYDVIVTSNLYGDIISDIAAEIAGSVGMAGSANIGTNVAMFEAIHGSAPDIAGKNIANPSGLLNAAVMMLAHIGQAKVADKIKNAWLTTLEHGYHTADIYQEGISKHKVSTDNFADEVIARLGLQPENLPMSELSKGNGEIKIPAYQRKQEKKELVGVDAFIDWQGNDPEEIGQALSNIEAYKLKLKMITNRGVKVYPQGLKETYCTDHWRCRFVAIDSKADGEPTYQPVNFEQVVDLLSKLNNAGFDVIKTENLYEFDGRRGFSLGQGE comes from the coding sequence ATGAATAATCAAATATTAGAACAACAGGAAAAGAATAATAAAACAAGCCAAGCGGTTAAAATAGCTGTTGCCAAAGGCGATGGAATTGGCCCTGAAATAATGAACGCCACATTAAAAATAATGCAGGCGGCAGGTGCTAAAATCGAACCTGAGTATATCGAATTGGGTGAGAAGGCCTATCTATCAGGTCATACATCGGGTATCACACAAGACTCTTGGGATACCATCCACAAGAGCAAGATTATTTTAAAGGCACCCATTACAACGCCTCAAGGGAAAGGTTATAAAAGCTTAAATGTAACACTAAGAAAATCATTGGCCCTATATGCCAATGTTAGACCCGTAAGCGCTTTGCACCCTTACATTCAAACACATTTTCCGGGCATGGATGTGGTGATTATTCGTGAGAATGAAGAAGATCTATATGCAGGAATTGAACACCAGCAAACTCAGGATGTGGTACAGTGTTTAAAGCTGATCACGCGCCCAGGTTGTGAGCGAATAATCAGGTATGCGTTTGAATATGCCAAAGCATATGGCCGCAAGAAAGTAACTTGTATGGTAAAGGATAACATCATGAAACTAACTGACGGTTTATTTCATCAGGTGTTTGATGAAATCGCGGTCGAATATCCTACTATCCAATCTGAAACTCAGATAATTGACATCGGCTCTGCAAGATTAGCTGCTAAACCTCAGAACTACGATGTGATTGTAACCTCCAATTTGTATGGCGACATTATTTCAGATATCGCAGCTGAAATAGCCGGATCGGTAGGCATGGCGGGTTCGGCAAATATAGGTACCAATGTAGCCATGTTTGAGGCCATTCATGGTTCTGCACCTGATATAGCTGGAAAAAATATCGCAAATCCATCAGGGTTGCTAAATGCCGCTGTAATGATGCTTGCCCACATAGGTCAGGCGAAAGTGGCCGATAAAATTAAAAATGCCTGGTTAACAACATTAGAGCATGGCTATCATACGGCTGATATTTACCAGGAAGGTATTAGTAAACATAAAGTATCTACAGATAATTTTGCCGATGAAGTGATAGCAAGGCTCGGTCTGCAGCCTGAGAACCTTCCTATGAGTGAACTAAGTAAAGGAAATGGAGAAATAAAGATTCCTGCTTATCAGCGCAAGCAGGAAAAGAAAGAGCTTGTTGGAGTTGATGCATTCATCGATTGGCAAGGGAATGATCCTGAAGAAATAGGCCAGGCATTATCCAACATTGAGGCTTACAAGCTAAAGCTAAAAATGATCACTAATAGAGGTGTGAAGGTATATCCGCAAGGGTTAAAAGAAACTTATTGCACCGATCATTGGAGATGCAGGTTCGTGGCGATAGACAGCAAAGCAGATGGTGAACCAACGTATCAGCCTGTAAATTTTGAGCAGGTGGTTGACTTATTATCAAAACTAAATAATGCAGGCTTTGATGTAATTAAGACTGAGAACTTATACGAGTTTGATGGTAGAAGAGGATTTTCATTAGGTCAGGGAGAATAA
- a CDS encoding universal stress protein: MKKMQNWLIDLNAITLGSEALENIMSLANQLKPKTIHFIHVAKKVELPADLKSEFPDLQQVEIKSQAEKVMELAASELSKEIEVSVTAKIGDVLAEILNVATENQSDLILTTCSASVITRVIKEAPCHVMVVPEKKVDVKSIFIPIDFSKQTELSMELVNALDTNLSIENVQAIHFYKDASYYIQKVCESPYEVEELIKERIELNGKLNTYSKHKRERFTADHSHLNDLKVSDYKVSKGIDPHRAVNEAIQQSNSQLIVLGAFTNKEDQPGLLGKVPYSMNFNDDKYYIVAKEGAFIDENKSLFKAILNFA, encoded by the coding sequence ATGAAGAAAATGCAAAATTGGCTGATAGACTTAAACGCAATTACGTTAGGTTCGGAAGCCCTGGAAAACATAATGTCGCTTGCTAATCAGCTAAAGCCAAAGACAATACACTTTATTCATGTGGCGAAGAAAGTAGAGCTACCTGCTGATCTTAAATCAGAATTCCCTGATTTGCAGCAAGTAGAAATAAAAAGCCAGGCAGAAAAAGTAATGGAACTTGCAGCTTCCGAACTTTCAAAGGAAATTGAAGTAAGTGTGACAGCCAAAATCGGAGATGTGCTCGCTGAGATTTTAAACGTTGCCACAGAAAACCAGTCGGATTTAATTTTAACAACTTGCTCTGCTTCAGTAATTACAAGAGTAATAAAAGAAGCACCGTGTCACGTAATGGTTGTTCCTGAAAAGAAAGTAGATGTTAAAAGTATTTTCATTCCCATTGACTTTTCTAAGCAAACGGAGCTGAGCATGGAACTAGTGAATGCGTTAGATACGAATTTAAGTATTGAGAATGTACAAGCTATTCATTTTTATAAAGATGCATCGTATTACATTCAAAAAGTGTGTGAGTCTCCTTACGAAGTAGAGGAATTGATTAAAGAGAGAATTGAGCTCAATGGCAAGCTAAATACTTATTCAAAACATAAAAGAGAAAGGTTTACTGCAGACCATTCACATTTAAATGACTTGAAGGTGAGCGACTATAAAGTTTCCAAGGGAATTGATCCCCACAGAGCTGTTAATGAAGCCATTCAACAATCTAACAGCCAACTGATAGTTTTGGGAGCGTTTACCAATAAGGAAGATCAACCTGGCTTGTTAGGTAAAGTACCTTATTCAATGAATTTTAATGATGATAAATATTATATAGTAGCCAAGGAAGGTGCATTCATAGATGAAAATAAAAGCCTTTTTAAAGCCATTTTAAACTTTGCTTGA